A single region of the Scyliorhinus canicula chromosome 31, sScyCan1.1, whole genome shotgun sequence genome encodes:
- the LOC119958903 gene encoding late histone H2B.L4-like, with translation MADQKKPTLKAAAKKGAKKVIKKPAVKGGKKRRRSRKESYSIYIYKVMKQVHPDTGISSKAMSIMNSFVNDIFERIAGEASRLAHYNKRRTISSREIQTAVRLLLPGELAKHAVSEGTKAVTKYTSSK, from the coding sequence ATGGCTGACCAGAAGAAACCAACATTGAAAGCAGCTGCCAAGAAGGGAGCCAAGAAAGTCATTAAGAAACCGGCAGTAAAGGGCGGCAAGAAGCGGCGAAGGTCGAGGAAGGAGAGTTACTCCATCTACATCTACAAAGTGATGAAGCAGGTTCACCCCGACACCGGCATCTCCTCCAAGGCCATGAGCATCATGAACTCGTTCGTCAACGATATTTTCGAGCGTATCGCGGGTGAGGCTTCCCGCCTGGCCCATTACAACAAGCGCCGCACCATCAGCTCCCGGGAGATCCAGACCGCCGTGCGCCTGCTGCTGCCCGGGGAACTGGCCAAGCACGCCGTGTCGGAAGGGACAAAGGCGGTCACCAAGTACACCAGCTCCAAGTAA